The following coding sequences lie in one Parachlamydia acanthamoebae genomic window:
- the uvrC gene encoding excinuclease ABC subunit UvrC, producing MPFDPKTLSLYPNHPGVYLMKNRTGMILYVGKAKNLRTRIRQYFMTSGDGREMIPFLVPQIESIETISVTSEKEALLLESHLIKKHKPKYNALLKDDKSYVALKINVKNPWPMLSLERYRGKPKADGVYFGPYTHAGAARRTLDLLHRLFPLRQCSDAEFARRTRPCILYDMKRCIAPCVQKCTKEEYQIQVDRTIKFLRGQNKEILQEMYQEMETYAENLEFEKAGKSLDTIRYIEKTIEPQYVDSVSGKDADALGIYRQGEDVMLCQLLFREGRLTSSQSFNFTKIADDDAELLTSFVLQHYQNRDFLPHEILLPIEIEDEVALTELLSENRARKVQVYAPKRGGKSVLIDMAQANAEASFKKEKNEQTLRENILLAIQEQFHLTNYPKRIECIDNSHIAGTEHVSSVIVFTDGKKDTRNYRTYTLKQAGPSDDYGAMREVLTRRYGKAKDENDLPDLLIIDGGKGHLNIALKVLAELDIISVNVIGIAKEQGRHDRGLTLEQVFLPNVKDPLILKVTSPILFILQQIRDEAHRFVIKFHRKRMQKRTIKSILDDVPGIGPAKKKALLKHFGSIKKIKEASDEELKKMKGISEGNIVQLRQFFAVKANDDPQ from the coding sequence ATGCCTTTTGATCCTAAAACTCTCTCTCTTTATCCAAATCATCCTGGTGTGTATTTAATGAAAAATCGCACCGGGATGATTTTATATGTCGGCAAAGCCAAAAATCTCCGCACCCGCATTCGACAATACTTTATGACAAGCGGTGACGGCCGCGAAATGATTCCTTTCCTTGTTCCCCAAATAGAATCCATTGAAACGATTAGCGTTACCTCTGAAAAAGAGGCTTTGTTGTTAGAAAGCCATCTAATCAAAAAGCACAAACCGAAATATAACGCCCTACTAAAAGATGATAAAAGTTATGTCGCTTTAAAGATTAATGTGAAAAATCCTTGGCCCATGCTTAGTCTGGAGCGTTACCGTGGTAAACCAAAAGCAGATGGTGTTTATTTTGGTCCCTATACGCACGCTGGGGCTGCACGGCGTACCCTGGATCTTCTCCATCGCCTTTTTCCTCTCCGTCAATGCTCAGACGCGGAATTTGCGCGCAGAACACGTCCCTGTATTCTTTATGACATGAAACGGTGTATTGCTCCGTGCGTACAAAAATGCACAAAAGAAGAGTATCAGATACAAGTGGACCGGACGATCAAGTTTTTGCGCGGGCAAAATAAAGAAATTCTACAAGAAATGTATCAGGAAATGGAAACTTATGCGGAGAATTTGGAATTTGAAAAAGCTGGTAAATCGTTAGATACCATACGTTATATTGAAAAAACGATCGAACCTCAGTATGTGGATAGTGTGTCAGGTAAAGACGCCGATGCTTTAGGTATTTATCGACAGGGTGAAGACGTGATGCTTTGTCAGTTGTTGTTTAGAGAGGGAAGGTTGACCTCCTCCCAAAGTTTCAATTTCACAAAAATAGCGGACGATGATGCCGAATTATTGACTTCTTTTGTCTTGCAGCACTACCAAAATCGAGATTTTTTACCTCATGAAATATTGCTTCCTATAGAAATAGAGGATGAAGTTGCTCTCACCGAACTTTTATCTGAAAATCGCGCCAGAAAAGTTCAAGTGTATGCTCCTAAAAGAGGGGGAAAAAGTGTTTTAATTGACATGGCTCAAGCGAATGCCGAAGCCTCTTTTAAGAAAGAAAAGAATGAGCAAACGCTGCGTGAAAATATTTTATTAGCCATACAAGAGCAGTTTCATTTAACCAATTATCCAAAAAGAATTGAATGCATTGATAATTCGCACATTGCTGGTACCGAGCACGTGTCTTCAGTCATTGTCTTTACCGATGGTAAAAAAGACACAAGAAATTATCGGACTTATACACTCAAGCAAGCCGGTCCTTCCGATGACTATGGGGCTATGCGGGAAGTGCTCACCCGTCGGTATGGAAAAGCTAAAGATGAAAATGATTTGCCTGATTTATTGATCATTGATGGGGGGAAGGGGCATCTCAATATTGCCCTTAAAGTCTTGGCCGAATTGGATATCATTTCTGTGAATGTGATAGGCATTGCGAAAGAGCAGGGGCGCCACGACCGAGGATTAACGCTAGAGCAGGTTTTCTTACCAAATGTGAAAGATCCTTTAATTCTAAAAGTGACCTCTCCCATTCTCTTTATTTTGCAACAGATACGAGATGAAGCCCACAGATTCGTCATTAAGTTTCATCGTAAGCGTATGCAAAAGCGAACCATTAAAAGTATTCTCGATGATGTGCCAGGAATAGGACCTGCCAAAAAGAAGGCTCTTTTGAAGCATTTTGGCAGCATAAAAAAAATAAAAGAAGCTTCCGATGAAGAGCTCAAAAAAATGAAAGGAATCAGTGAAGGGAATATTGTGCAACTACGCCAATTTTTCGCCGTTAAGGCTAACGATGATCCTCAATGA
- a CDS encoding glycosyltransferase, whose amino-acid sequence MIDKSGHIYDNTVNFSSDFQNPYPYEDYAYPKVTIVVPTFNCVHTVSLTLDHILNQLYPRFEIVVVDAGSKDRTLEVIKNYRDERIRIFSVSGYHRYEMLNKGIAQAEGEYLNCLFPGDFYLGRETLKYMMTLALNHQSPDLVFCGTFLRNGRSEPKTLFRHLNLKLLKMGQQPTSLQSCWFKTDTLKVLGKFNTSYKLRGGYELLCRFILNRRLKSISTNRVLTDYDLRLVTRRMVLTHFYETMKTVFHYFGLYATFRWLCRQKDILRFLKLWLRNVRGAFLGN is encoded by the coding sequence ATGATAGATAAATCAGGACATATCTACGATAACACGGTAAACTTCTCTTCTGATTTTCAGAATCCCTATCCTTACGAAGACTACGCATATCCGAAAGTAACCATTGTTGTTCCTACATTTAACTGTGTGCACACCGTTTCTCTAACTTTAGATCATATTTTAAACCAGCTATACCCGCGTTTTGAAATTGTGGTGGTTGATGCGGGTTCTAAAGATCGAACTTTGGAAGTGATCAAAAATTATCGGGATGAGCGGATTAGGATTTTTTCAGTTTCAGGTTATCATCGCTATGAGATGCTGAATAAAGGGATTGCTCAAGCGGAAGGCGAGTATCTGAATTGTCTTTTTCCTGGTGATTTTTATTTAGGACGTGAAACCCTAAAATATATGATGACGCTTGCCTTAAACCACCAATCTCCTGATCTGGTTTTTTGTGGTACATTTCTTCGAAATGGCCGCTCGGAACCTAAGACGCTATTTCGACATCTAAATCTAAAGCTTTTGAAAATGGGGCAACAACCAACAAGCTTACAATCTTGTTGGTTCAAAACTGATACATTAAAAGTCTTAGGAAAATTCAATACCTCATACAAATTGAGAGGTGGCTATGAATTGTTGTGTCGCTTTATTTTAAATCGTCGTTTGAAGAGCATTTCAACTAATCGTGTGTTAACGGATTATGATTTACGTCTAGTGACACGTCGCATGGTTCTAACTCATTTTTATGAAACAATGAAAACCGTTTTTCATTATTTTGGCCTCTATGCAACTTTTCGATGGTTATGTAGACAAAAAGATATTCTGCGTTTTTTAAAGCTATGGTTGAGAAATGTGAGGGGGGCTTTTCTGGGTAACTAA
- the dnaG gene encoding DNA primase has product MPVFTKESLETLRQRIDLVDVLSAHLDLKRAGASYKSLCPFHDEKSASFVVQKGDSHYHCFGCGAHGDAIHFLMNHLKMSFLEAVEYLANRFHVHLDQVENGEETKTINKARLREALALAAEFYHFALLHTPEGHQGLQYLYKRGIDLAFIQYFKIGFAPPFGMLRKVLHARSISDDAMLEAGLIIETKEGKKKDFFYDRILFPIHHPTGGVIGFSGRKFKEETFGGKYVNTAETPLFKKSRVLFGLNYCRKRIAKERRAIIVEGQVDALRLIYSGFNMTVAGQGTAFGEGHVKELMQLGVQVVYLALDPDGAGQEAAAKIGNLFQKEGVDVKIVALPLGMDPDIFLREKGPESFQILLQKSIDYLSFLVTHLSKKFNSASPAGKSELVQTVTEQIQKWNHPVMVHESLRQLAHLMQVPENMVNQGVLPRSSHAFMKKGASIGTAAQVDPDRILECDLLRWMLLMGETHPHFIEMVCLNLKVEDFYHLVCGRLFTAFLEGYKNQKVPDLLSLAIAIDDEEGQTLISEILEKKINKDKAEGYFKETVQRILDRNWMKMREEIKMKIQSGQLSDDEALDLAKRFDELKRNPPQLKVIIPTKE; this is encoded by the coding sequence ATGCCAGTTTTTACCAAAGAAAGCCTTGAAACTTTACGTCAGAGAATTGATTTGGTGGATGTTCTATCCGCGCATCTTGATTTAAAACGGGCGGGAGCTTCTTATAAATCTCTCTGCCCTTTCCACGATGAAAAATCTGCGTCATTTGTGGTACAGAAAGGGGATAGCCATTATCACTGTTTTGGCTGTGGGGCACATGGGGACGCCATCCATTTTTTAATGAACCATTTAAAAATGAGCTTTCTTGAAGCCGTAGAATATCTCGCTAACCGTTTTCACGTACATTTGGATCAAGTTGAAAATGGTGAAGAAACCAAGACGATCAATAAGGCGCGTTTAAGAGAAGCCCTTGCATTGGCTGCTGAATTTTATCATTTTGCTCTCTTGCACACACCCGAAGGTCATCAAGGCTTGCAGTATCTTTATAAAAGAGGGATTGATTTAGCCTTTATTCAATATTTTAAAATTGGATTTGCTCCTCCATTTGGCATGCTTCGCAAAGTTTTACATGCGCGTTCGATTTCGGATGATGCCATGCTAGAAGCGGGGCTTATAATTGAAACCAAAGAAGGGAAAAAAAAGGATTTTTTTTACGACCGCATTTTGTTTCCTATTCATCATCCAACTGGAGGCGTCATTGGATTTTCAGGGAGAAAATTCAAAGAGGAAACATTTGGTGGTAAGTATGTCAATACGGCGGAAACACCTTTATTTAAAAAATCTCGAGTCCTATTTGGTCTGAATTACTGCCGCAAAAGAATTGCAAAAGAGCGACGCGCTATTATTGTCGAAGGTCAAGTCGATGCATTACGTTTAATTTATTCGGGATTCAATATGACTGTTGCTGGACAGGGCACAGCTTTTGGAGAAGGGCATGTCAAAGAGTTGATGCAGCTCGGTGTCCAGGTTGTTTATTTGGCTTTAGATCCCGATGGAGCTGGACAAGAAGCTGCGGCGAAGATTGGAAATCTTTTTCAAAAGGAAGGAGTGGATGTTAAAATTGTTGCACTTCCCCTTGGAATGGATCCCGATATTTTCTTACGTGAAAAAGGACCTGAAAGTTTTCAAATCCTTTTGCAAAAAAGTATTGATTATCTCTCTTTTCTTGTTACCCATTTATCAAAAAAATTCAATAGTGCCTCGCCTGCGGGTAAAAGTGAACTGGTTCAGACTGTCACCGAGCAAATTCAAAAATGGAACCATCCCGTCATGGTGCACGAAAGTTTGCGACAATTGGCGCATTTAATGCAGGTGCCTGAAAATATGGTCAATCAAGGAGTGCTTCCTCGTTCTTCACATGCTTTTATGAAAAAAGGAGCAAGTATTGGAACTGCGGCTCAAGTTGACCCTGATCGCATTTTAGAGTGTGATTTATTGCGTTGGATGCTATTAATGGGTGAGACACATCCCCACTTTATCGAAATGGTTTGCTTAAATTTGAAAGTAGAAGATTTTTATCATTTGGTGTGTGGCCGTCTATTCACGGCTTTTTTAGAAGGATATAAAAATCAGAAGGTGCCCGATCTCCTTTCATTAGCGATAGCCATTGATGATGAAGAAGGACAAACACTCATTTCTGAAATTCTTGAGAAAAAAATCAATAAAGATAAAGCTGAAGGATATTTCAAAGAAACGGTGCAACGCATTTTAGATCGCAATTGGATGAAAATGCGTGAGGAGATCAAGATGAAAATTCAAAGTGGACAACTTTCAGATGATGAGGCTTTGGATCTTGCGAAACGTTTTGATGAACTTAAACGTAATCCGCCTCAACTGAAAGTCATTATTCCAACAAAAGAATAG
- the rlmN gene encoding 23S rRNA (adenine(2503)-C(2))-methyltransferase RlmN has protein sequence MHQFFEMTEEELKTLLTSLDQKPFHAKQLIDWVYGKGIIDWNEMTNISTDLKKLLQSQISLSHLQLVHVKPSADLETYKFLWRLKDNKLVESVLICSGDRRTVCVSSQVGCPAKCAFCASGKQGFFRNLRPHEIVEQVFLINQWLKDKNERVSHVVYMGMGEPLKNYDPVIKSIRLLSNPELLNLSQRRITVSTVGIVEGIKRLSREELKVSLVLSLHAPNQHIRQKIIPYARKYPLDAIMEAMDEYAKLTKRDITFEYTLIAGINDHPDHAFELTHLLHGKSQFTVNLIPYNPVPGLRLKRPEKKAIKQFRAVLFGAKVVNTCRYTKGDDIAAACGQLALQELEKEKIA, from the coding sequence ATGCATCAGTTTTTTGAAATGACAGAAGAAGAACTCAAGACTTTATTGACTTCTCTCGATCAAAAACCATTTCACGCCAAACAATTAATCGATTGGGTTTATGGAAAAGGAATTATTGATTGGAATGAAATGACTAATATTAGCACTGATCTAAAAAAATTACTTCAGTCGCAAATTTCACTATCACATCTACAGCTTGTACATGTAAAACCATCGGCTGATTTAGAAACATATAAATTTTTATGGCGATTAAAAGATAATAAACTTGTTGAATCTGTATTAATTTGCTCCGGAGATCGGCGTACTGTGTGTGTGTCCTCGCAGGTGGGATGCCCTGCCAAATGTGCTTTTTGCGCATCTGGAAAACAAGGCTTTTTTCGCAACTTACGTCCGCATGAAATTGTTGAACAAGTTTTCCTCATCAACCAATGGCTGAAAGACAAAAATGAACGTGTTTCTCACGTTGTTTATATGGGAATGGGTGAGCCTCTCAAAAATTATGATCCAGTCATCAAGTCAATCCGTTTACTCAGCAACCCTGAACTTTTAAATCTTTCGCAAAGACGTATTACCGTTTCTACGGTGGGCATCGTTGAAGGAATCAAGCGTTTAAGTCGGGAAGAGCTCAAAGTAAGCCTGGTTTTATCCTTACATGCGCCTAATCAACATATTCGTCAAAAAATCATCCCTTATGCTCGTAAATATCCTTTAGACGCAATTATGGAAGCGATGGATGAGTATGCAAAACTGACAAAACGGGATATTACTTTTGAGTACACTCTAATTGCAGGGATCAATGACCATCCCGATCATGCCTTTGAATTAACGCATCTTTTGCATGGTAAAAGCCAATTTACCGTCAACTTGATTCCATACAACCCCGTTCCTGGCTTGAGATTGAAAAGACCTGAGAAAAAAGCGATTAAACAATTTCGCGCTGTTCTTTTTGGAGCGAAAGTTGTCAACACCTGTCGTTATACAAAAGGGGATGATATTGCCGCAGCATGTGGTCAGTTAGCATTGCAAGAGCTTGAGAAAGAAAAAATTGCCTAA